A window of the Thunnus albacares chromosome 15, fThuAlb1.1, whole genome shotgun sequence genome harbors these coding sequences:
- the srsf5a gene encoding serine and arginine rich splicing factor 5a has translation MSGCRVFIGRLSPHARERDVEKFFKGYGRIREINLKNGFGFVEFDDHRDADDAVYELNGKELCSERVTIEHARSRRGRGGGGGGPGMGRFSSYRPSRSSGSRYGPPVRTDHRLIVENLSSRISWQDLKDLMRKAGEVTFVDAHRPNKNEGVVEFASRSDMKNAIAKLDGTELNGRKLKIFEDSRSHSKSRSRSRSYSRSKSRSRSRNRSRSRSRSISRTPEKKTSGGGKAAARSPSRSKSRSKSRSKSRSRSRSRSRSHSPAPTQNKQSRSRSRSRSRSRSRSRSRSASADSKH, from the exons ATGAGTGGCTGTCGTGTCTTCATTGGCCGCTTGAGCCCACAcgccagagagagagatgtggagAAGTTTTTCAAGGGATACGGACGGATCCGGGAAATCAACTTGAAGAATGGTTTCGGCTTTGTG GAATTTGATGACCACAGAGATGCAGATGATGCTGTCTACGAGTTGAACGGCAAAGAATTGTGCAGTGAAAG ggTCACCATCGAGCATGCTCGCTCCAGAAGAGGAAGaggcggtggcggcggcggccCTGGAATGGGACGTTTCAGCAGCTATCGTCCATCTCGCAGCAGTGGATCAAG ATACGGCCCTCCTGTGCGGACTGACCACAGACTCATTGTGGAGAACCTCTCTTCACGGATTAGCTGGCAG GACCTGAAAGACCTCATGAGAAAAGCAGGTGAAGTTACCTTTGTGGACGCCCACAGACCCAACAAAAATGAAGG GGTGGTTGAGTTTGCATCTCGCAGTGATATGAAGAACGCCATCGCCAAGCTTGATGGGACAGAATTGAACGGACGCAAGCTGAAGATCTTTGAGGACAGCAGAAG TCACAGCAAGAGCCGCTCCCGCTCCCGCAGCTACTCCCGCTCCAAGAGTCGCTCCAGGAGCCGCAACCGCTCCAGGAGCCGCTCCAGGTCCATCAGCCGCACTCCAGAGAAGAAGACCTCGGGAGGGGGCAAGGCCGCAGCAAGATCCCCCTCCCGCTCCAAGTCCCGCTCCAAGTCACGCTCCAAGTCCCGCTCCAGGTCCCGCTCCAGGTCTCGCTCACACTCACCCGCTCCCACTCAGAACAAACAGTCACGCTCTCGCTCCCGTTCTCGCTCCCGTTCCCGATCCCGTTCGCGTTCCCGCTCCGCCTCAGCAGACAGCAAACACTGA